One genomic region from Salvia hispanica cultivar TCC Black 2014 chromosome 2, UniMelb_Shisp_WGS_1.0, whole genome shotgun sequence encodes:
- the LOC125204749 gene encoding transcription factor MYB14-like, translating into MVRAPCCEKTGLKKGPWTAEEDLILINFITQNGHPNWRALPKRAGLLRCGKSCRLRWMNYLRPDIRRGNFSREEEDTIIQLHAQLGNKWSVIASRLPGRTDNEIKNVWHTHLKKRVAGKTEIKNGEADYSSDYSRKVELRSPGDSLSEVSSVVTSDAGHGGGGYDDALMSDLWDNNFWSEIFTAEEWSGSSDFSSGNSDPQPQFADLELHMEDSSFWRDVFNRADEQVMYI; encoded by the exons ATGGTGAGAGCTCCATGCTGCGAGAAAACGGGCCTGAAGAAGGGCCCGTGGACTGCGGAAGAAGATCTGATTCTCATCAACTTCATCACCCAAAATGGCCATCCCAATTGGCGGGCTCTTCCCAAACGGGCCG GATTGCTGAGGTGTGGTAAGAGCTGCCGCCTCCGCTGGATGAACTACCTGCGGCCCGATATTAGGAGAGGGAATTTTAGTCGAGAAGAGGAGGATACCATCATTCAATTGCATGCACAATTGGGAAACAA GTGGTCTGTGATTGCATCGAGATTGCCGGGGCGGACAGACAACGAGATCAAGAATGTTTGGCACACGCACTTGAAGAAGCGTGTCGCCGGAAAAACGGAAATCAAGAATGGAGAAGCTGATTACTCATCTGATTATTCCCGAAAAGTGGAGCTCAGATCGCCGGGGGATTCCCTCAGTGAGGTCTCATCCGTCGTCACTTCCGACGCCGGTCACGGTGGTGGTGGCTACGACGACGCTTTGATGTCGGATTTGTGGGACAATAATTTCTGGTCAGAGATTTTTACGGCGGAGGAGTGGAGTGGCAGTAGTGATTTCTCATCTGGCAACAGCGATCCACAGCCTCAATTTGCTGACCTGGAATTACATATGGAAGATAGCAGTTTTTGGCGGGACGTGTTTAATAGAGCTGATGAACAAGTTATGTACATATAG
- the LOC125203429 gene encoding WRKY transcription factor 44-like isoform X1: MIYALILISLLFEMQICLLGSIVRRVIAVATVMMEIEEKEKIVIAKPVACRPRFSNPKSLSVLLSVTTDASPPPAFTEAATVIRPTTVRFKPDSTLDLDEAAACHPTKRALESNTSCSVVYKPIAKLVSRTTVSLLSNLGGNGIAPTQEVGEDGNRVHSSNQVTHQSGTKLDIHPDVPTQSEHRATTPVENHAQETKFSVPANIRDRTSYDGHNWRKYGQKQVKGSEYPRSYYKCTYPNCPVKKKVEKSLDGQIAEIVYNGEHNHLKPQPRDHTPADGHTQMPVYDATRKEVQSHVINQQAEAVRAHQGGSDIQDLTESSNQSTFSGTPPTNYTVASAACNAGPSVSHNSLGECDEVCKFVDAEGGAFRSKRTESDNQLPRASMAGEASSIVVQNHTDSGIIGDGYRWRKYGQKVVRGKMYPRSYYRCTNPDCNVRKYVERTSEDPGTFITTYEGKHNHAMPMKTANVEASKTSTKN; this comes from the exons ATGATTTATGCTCTCATATTgatatcacttttatttgaaatgcAAATATGTTTGTTAGGGTCAATAGTTAG GAGAGTCATAGCAGTTGCTACAGTCATGATGGAAATCgaggagaaagagaaaatcGTGATAGCCAAACCAGTTGCATGTAGACCTCGTTTCTCCAATCCGAAATCCTTATCAGTCCTTCTCTCTGTTACAACTGATGCTTCTCCACCTCCTGCTTTTACTGAAGCTGCTACAGTCATAAGACCAACAACAGTGCGCTTTAAGCCTGACAGCACTCTTGATTTG GATGAGGCTGCGGCTTGCCATCCAACTAAAAGGGCCCTAGAATCTAACACCTCGTGCAGTGTGGTCTACAAACCAATAGCTAAGCTTGTTTCAAGGACAACAGTTTCTCTCCTGTCGAATTTG GGGGGTAATGGTATTGCTCCTACACAAGAAGTTGGTGAGGATGGTAATAGAGTACATTCATCAAACCAAGTAACTCACCAATCCGGCACCAAATTAGACATCCATCCTGATGTCCCCACACAGTCAGAACATAGGGCAACTACTCCAGTAGAAAATCATGCTCAGGAAACCAAATTCTCAGTCCCTGCAAACATCAGGGATCGGACTTCATATGATGGTCACAATTGGCGTAAATATGGACAGAAACAGGTTAAAGGAAGTGAGTATCCTCGAAGTTACTACAAGTGTACATACCCGAACTGTCCCgtaaaaaagaaagtagaaAAATCGCTTGATGGGCAGATTGCAGAGATAGTTTACAATGGTGAGCATAACCACTTAAAGCCCCAGCCACGTGATCACACTCCAGCAGATGGACACACACAGATGCCAGTTTATGATGCCACTCGGAAAGAGGTGCAAAGTCATGTGATAAATCAACAAGCTGAGGCAGTGAGAGCTCATCAAGGGGGATCAGACATTCAGGATCTTACTGAATCATCTAACCAATCAACTTTTTCCGGTACTCCACCAACCAATTATACTGTTGCATCTGCAGCATGCAATGCTGGCCCCTCAGTGTCCCATAATTCGCTGGGTGAATGTGATGAAGTTTGTAAATTTGTCGATGCAGAAGGTGGTGCCTTCAGAAGCAAAAGAAC GGAATCCGACAACCAATTACCCAGAGCAAGTATGGCTGGGGAAGCCTCATCCATTGTCGTTCAGAACCATACTGATTCTGGCATAATCGGGGATGGATACCGCTGGAGGAAGTACGGCCAGAAAGTAGTGAGGGGAAAGATGTACCCTAG GAGTTACTACAGATGCACCAACCCGGACTGCAACGTGAGGAAGTATGTAGAGAGAACCTCTGAAGATCCAGGCACATTCATAACGACGTATGAGGGCAAACACAACCATGCCATGCCAATGAAAACTGCAAATGTAGAGGCATCCAAGACAAGTACCAAAAACTGA
- the LOC125205254 gene encoding pre-mRNA-splicing factor SLU7-like, whose product MATASVAFKSREDHRKQLELEEARKAGLAPAEVDEDGKEINPHIPQYMSSAPWYLNAERPSLKHQRKWKSDPNYTKSWYDRGAKTFQAEKFRKGACENCGALTHDKKACVERPRKLGAKWTGKHIAPDEKIETFELDYDGKRDRWNGYDAASYKHVIQRYEAKDEARSKYLKDEQLKKLEEKNNNQNKEDGVSDDEDNEDNLKVDEAKVDESKQMDFAKVEKRVRTTGGGSTGTVRNLRIREDTAKYLLNLDVNSAHYDPKTRSMREDPLPDMDPNEKFYAGDNQNRVSGQALEFKQLNVHAWEAFDKGHDVHMQAAPSQAELLYKNFKINKEKLKSHTKDKIMEKYGNAAAGEVLPRELLLGQSEREVEYDRAGRVIKGQEMALPKSKYEEDVYINNHTTVWGSWWKDHQWGYKCCHQTVRNSYCTGAAGIEAAEASADLMKANIARKEATEEAPAAAEEKRMATWGSEVPDDLVLDQKRLSEALQKEDERKREERDERKRKYNVKWNDEVTPEDMEAFRMKRVHHDDPMKDFLN is encoded by the exons ATGGCGACTGCGTCAG TGGCCTTTAAGTCAAGGGAGGATCACCGAAAGCAACTTGAACTAGAAGAGGCCCGTAAGGCTGGGCTCGCGCCGGCTGAAGTGGATGAAGATGGAAAGGAAATCAATCCTCACATTCCCCAGTATATGTCTTCTGCGCCTTGGTATCTCAATGCGGAGAGACCG AGTTTGAAGCATCAAAGGAAGTGGAAATCTGATCCAAATTATACCAAGTCGTGGTATGACAGAGGTGCAAAGACTTTTCAAGCTGAAAAATTCAGGAAGGGTGCTTGTGAAAA CTGTGGGGCTTTAACACACGACAAGAAGGCTTGTGTGGAAAGACCACGAAAATTAGGAGCCAAATGGACAGGCAAGCATATTGCCCCAGATGAGAAGATAGAGACCTTTGAGCTTGATTATGATGGGAAGAGAGATCGATGGAATGGATATGATGCTGCATCTTATAAACATGTTATTCAGAGATATGAAGCCAAGGACGAAGCAAGAAGCAAATATTTGAAGGATGAACAGCTCAAGAAGTTggaggagaaaaataataatcaaaacaaagaaGACGGTGTTAGTGATGATGAGGATAATGAAGACAATCTAAAAGTTGATGAGGCCAAGGTTGATGAGAGCAAGCAAATGGACTTTGCAAAGGTTGAGAAGCGTGTGCGTACTACAGGTGGTGGTAGCACAGGAACTGTCAG GAATTTACGTATTAGAGAGGATACTGCAAAATATCTTCTCAATCTTGATGTTAACTCTGCCCACTATGACCCCAAGACCCGTTCTATGCGTGAGGACCCTCTTCCAGACATGGATCCAAATGAGAAGTTCTATGCT GGAGACAACCAGAATAGAGTTAGTGGTCAAGCTTTGGAGTTCAAACAGCTGAATGTTCATGCTTGGGAGGCATTTGACAAGGGTCATGATGTTCATATGCAAGCTGCTCCTTCACAAGCCGAGTTGctttataaaaatttcaagatcAACAAGGAGAAGTTAAAGTCCCATACTAAAGATAAAATCATGGAGAAGTATGGTAATGCTGCTGCTGGCGAAGTACTTCCACGAGAACTTTTACTGGGCCAAAGCGAGCGGGAGGTTGAATATGATCGTGCGGGTAGGGTCATAAAAGGCCAG GAGATGGCTCTTCCAAAGAGCAAGTATGAAGAAGATGTTTACATAAACAACCACACAACTGTTTGGGGCTCATGGTGGAAAGATCATCAATGGGGTTACAAATGTTGCCACCAGACAGTAAGGAACAGTTATTGTACTGGTGCTGCTGGTATTGAGGCTGCTGAAGCTTCAGCAGACCTTATGAAAGCTAATATAGCTCGTAAGGAGGCTACTGAAG AAGCACCTGCAGCAGCCGAGGAGAAAAGAATGGCTACATGGGGATCAGAGGTACCTGACGATCTGGTTCTAGACCAGAAAAGACTTAGTGAGGCACTTCAGAAG GAGGATGAACggaagagagaggagagggaTGAAAGGAAACGGAAATACAACGTGAAGTGGAACGATGAG GTTACACCTGAAGATATGGAAGCTTTCAGGATGAAGAGGGTCCATCACGATGATCCAATGAAGGATTTCCTGAATTAA
- the LOC125203429 gene encoding WRKY transcription factor 44-like isoform X2 produces the protein MMEIEEKEKIVIAKPVACRPRFSNPKSLSVLLSVTTDASPPPAFTEAATVIRPTTVRFKPDSTLDLDEAAACHPTKRALESNTSCSVVYKPIAKLVSRTTVSLLSNLGGNGIAPTQEVGEDGNRVHSSNQVTHQSGTKLDIHPDVPTQSEHRATTPVENHAQETKFSVPANIRDRTSYDGHNWRKYGQKQVKGSEYPRSYYKCTYPNCPVKKKVEKSLDGQIAEIVYNGEHNHLKPQPRDHTPADGHTQMPVYDATRKEVQSHVINQQAEAVRAHQGGSDIQDLTESSNQSTFSGTPPTNYTVASAACNAGPSVSHNSLGECDEVCKFVDAEGGAFRSKRTESDNQLPRASMAGEASSIVVQNHTDSGIIGDGYRWRKYGQKVVRGKMYPRSYYRCTNPDCNVRKYVERTSEDPGTFITTYEGKHNHAMPMKTANVEASKTSTKN, from the exons ATGATGGAAATCgaggagaaagagaaaatcGTGATAGCCAAACCAGTTGCATGTAGACCTCGTTTCTCCAATCCGAAATCCTTATCAGTCCTTCTCTCTGTTACAACTGATGCTTCTCCACCTCCTGCTTTTACTGAAGCTGCTACAGTCATAAGACCAACAACAGTGCGCTTTAAGCCTGACAGCACTCTTGATTTG GATGAGGCTGCGGCTTGCCATCCAACTAAAAGGGCCCTAGAATCTAACACCTCGTGCAGTGTGGTCTACAAACCAATAGCTAAGCTTGTTTCAAGGACAACAGTTTCTCTCCTGTCGAATTTG GGGGGTAATGGTATTGCTCCTACACAAGAAGTTGGTGAGGATGGTAATAGAGTACATTCATCAAACCAAGTAACTCACCAATCCGGCACCAAATTAGACATCCATCCTGATGTCCCCACACAGTCAGAACATAGGGCAACTACTCCAGTAGAAAATCATGCTCAGGAAACCAAATTCTCAGTCCCTGCAAACATCAGGGATCGGACTTCATATGATGGTCACAATTGGCGTAAATATGGACAGAAACAGGTTAAAGGAAGTGAGTATCCTCGAAGTTACTACAAGTGTACATACCCGAACTGTCCCgtaaaaaagaaagtagaaAAATCGCTTGATGGGCAGATTGCAGAGATAGTTTACAATGGTGAGCATAACCACTTAAAGCCCCAGCCACGTGATCACACTCCAGCAGATGGACACACACAGATGCCAGTTTATGATGCCACTCGGAAAGAGGTGCAAAGTCATGTGATAAATCAACAAGCTGAGGCAGTGAGAGCTCATCAAGGGGGATCAGACATTCAGGATCTTACTGAATCATCTAACCAATCAACTTTTTCCGGTACTCCACCAACCAATTATACTGTTGCATCTGCAGCATGCAATGCTGGCCCCTCAGTGTCCCATAATTCGCTGGGTGAATGTGATGAAGTTTGTAAATTTGTCGATGCAGAAGGTGGTGCCTTCAGAAGCAAAAGAAC GGAATCCGACAACCAATTACCCAGAGCAAGTATGGCTGGGGAAGCCTCATCCATTGTCGTTCAGAACCATACTGATTCTGGCATAATCGGGGATGGATACCGCTGGAGGAAGTACGGCCAGAAAGTAGTGAGGGGAAAGATGTACCCTAG GAGTTACTACAGATGCACCAACCCGGACTGCAACGTGAGGAAGTATGTAGAGAGAACCTCTGAAGATCCAGGCACATTCATAACGACGTATGAGGGCAAACACAACCATGCCATGCCAATGAAAACTGCAAATGTAGAGGCATCCAAGACAAGTACCAAAAACTGA
- the LOC125208191 gene encoding thylakoid membrane protein TERC, chloroplastic-like, whose product MKLASTMHTSSIQIHFNLDFNLLKSSPVNCPKNVASRFILRRSRPHFSGGCCCGGKYHLTSAISEGVLSSKAPRRLNAKKYSTITCARKTEHEEKASISRDDTAHDVSRYQSSNGMGDREDSCDDVSRADAEETILRTDYASSLRTVGLCVFSAVVFGVGVGLKDGVGKASEFFAGYLLEQSLSVDNLFVFVLIFKYFRVPINYQNRVLSYGIAGAVIFRLSLILLGTATLQRFEAVNLFLAAILLYSSFKLFGEDDEDSDLSDNIIVKTCKKFIPVTSDYDGNRFFTIQDGIWKATPLLLTVAVIELSDIAFAVDSIPAVFGVTRDPFIVFSSNFFAILGLRSYYTLISEGMADLEYLQPAIGVVLGFIGCKMILEFFGLHISTEVSLGLVATSLTSGVLLSLLKKSDSETTE is encoded by the exons ATGAAATTGGCTTCCACAATGCACACCAGTTCAATCCAAatccattttaatttggatttcaATCTGCTTAAATCATCCCCAGTCAATTGCCCTAAGAACGTCGCCAGTAGGTTTATTCTTCGACGCTCTCGCCCCCATTTCTCAG GTGGATGTTGTTGTGGTGGAAAGTACCATTTAACATCAGCGATCTCAGAAGGTGTTCTGAGCAGCAAGGCCCCAAGAAGACTTAATGCGAAAAAATATTCGACAATTACTTGTGCAAGGAAGACCGAGCATGAGGAGAAAGCTTCTATTTCGCGAGATGATACAG CTCATGATGTATCTAGATATCAGTCATCCAATGGCATGGGTGACCGTGAGGATTCATGTGATGATGTCTCCCGTGCTGATGCTGAAGAAACGATTTTGAGGACTGATTATGCTTCATCTCTAAGAACTGTGGGCTTGTGT GTGTTCTCGGCTGTGGTATTTGGTGTTGGTGTTGGTTTGAAAGATGGAGTTGGAAAGGCATCTGAGTTTTTTGCTGG GTATCTACTGGAGCAGAGTTTATCTGTGGATAATCTGTTTGTATTTGTCCTAATATTCAAGTATTTCAGAGTGCCGATCAATTATCAG AACCGCGTGCTTTCTTATGGTATTGCTGGTGCTGTAATCTTCCGATTGTCATTGATACTTCTTGGGACAGCAACACTTCAG AGATTTGAAGCTGTAAATCTATTTCTGGCAGCAATACTCCTCTATTCCTCATTCAAG CTATTTGGTGAGGATGATGAAGATAGCGATCTTTCAGATAATATCATTGTGAAGACATGCAAGAAGTTCATCCCTGTAACTT CTGACTATGATGGAAATCGATTTTTTACTATCCAGGATGGCATCTGGAAA GCTACACCTTTGCTTCTGACAGTAGCAGTTATTGAACTCAGCGACATTGCATTTGCT GTGGACTCTATACCAGCAGTTTTTGGTGTCACCCGCGATCCCTTCATAGTTTTTTCATCTAACTTCTTTGCCATATTAG GCTTAAGGTCCTATTATACACTCATCTCAGAAGGCATGGCAGATTTGGAGTATTTGCAG CCTGCTATTGGGGTGGTTTTAGGATTCATCGGGTGCAAAATGATACTAGAATTCTTTG GTTTGCATATATCTACTGAGGTTTCCCTGGGACTGGTTGCCACATCTCTCACGAGTGGCGTCTTGCTGAGTTTACTGAAGAAGTCAGACTCGGAAACGACAGAGTGA
- the LOC125204729 gene encoding uncharacterized protein LOC125204729, with the protein MPINNPILVLTSIIFLAASSMALPRPGFLYTRSRGTCTPQYWSSRSELWPKMVPHSSTVSNVFGSQALERFRPDLTLLEAAARNTDENVFAQLLKESTAALLNSYARKGYPYAAWEVKTLLIQALVSDAAAAALAERFLQANHNCA; encoded by the exons ATGCCTATCAACAATCCAATCCTTGTTCTCACATCCATCATTTTCCTGGCCGCCTCATCAATGGCATTGCCCAGGCCCGGATTCCTCTACACAAGATCCAGAGGAACCTGCACTCCTCA GTATTGGAGCAGCAGGAGCGAGTTGTGGCCCAAGATGGTTCCCCACAGCTCCACCGTGTCCAACGTTTTCGGGTCGCAGGCCTTGGAGCGCTTCCGCCCCGACCTCACGCTGCTGGAGGCGGCGGCCAGGAATACCGACGAAAACGTCTTCGCGCAGCTGCTCAAGGAGTCCACGGCGGCGCTGCTCAACTCCTACGCTAGAAAAGGCTATCCCTACGCCGCCTGGGAGGTCAAGACGCTGCTCATTCAGGCTCTCGTTTCCGAcgctgccgccgccgctcTGGCGGAGAGGTTTCTTCAAGCCAATCACAACTGTGCTTGA